A genomic stretch from Nerophis ophidion isolate RoL-2023_Sa linkage group LG14, RoL_Noph_v1.0, whole genome shotgun sequence includes:
- the zgc:56622 gene encoding uncharacterized protein zgc:56622 isoform X1 — translation MDEKQVARAIKLNDGSKMPLLGLRTWKPSHRPWTSVQYAVEAAIAAGYRHIDTACCYGNQVDIGKALHSKMQQGIIRRQDMFIVSKCTCCALEDIPKCFNTSLTELQLDYLDLFLLQCNTGLKKTSDDFFRNEGTIFTSDVDYVELWRSGISVHQSCILLHATFLSQTSTPCHAAKHLDHATTNTHSSSLTEKSQQKGFLANDVEEILLTEADKQEMFLRLVADAQPWAHEDEEELSEEELPPGAVEAWSQLLAKVADAEDRFRPHSRAIRMSSPAPGSSRSHDTPPGTRAPRRWPGAAHRHAQKRGRTYPSTLTDRLAPCDFFSPPKAHIFFPADNQNKSKVHATPPRTQAPPQATRMFFKKSNQDK, via the exons CCCTCCCATCGTCCCTGGACGTCGGTCCAGTACGCAGTAGAGGCTGCCATTGCTGCTGGGTACCGCCACATCGACACGGCCTGCTGCTATGGTAACCAAGTGGACATTGGCAAGGCTCTGCACTCAAAGATGCAGCAGGGCATCATCAGACGCCAAGACATGTTCATTGTCAGCAAG TGTACTTGTTGTGCGCTTGAAGACATCCCAAAGTGCTTTAATACATCACTGACAGAACTGCAACTGGACTACTTGGACCTGTTTCTGCTGCAGTGCAATACTGGACTCAAA AAAACAAGTGATGATTTCTTCAGGAATGAAGGAACGATTTTTACTTCTGATGTCGACTACGTGGAGTTATGGAGG tctgggatttctgtccatcagtcttgcattctgcttcatgccacatttctatcacaaacctccacgccttgccacgctgctaaacatttggaccacgccac cacaaacacccacagCTCAAGCCTGACAGAAAAATCCCAGCAAAAGGGCTTCCTCGCAAATGATGTGGAAGAAATACTCCTCACGGAAGCGGACAAGCAGGAGATGTTCCTTCGGCTCGTCGCAGACGCTCAGCCATGGGCGCACGAGGACGAAGAGGAGTTGAGCGAGGAAGAGCTTCCTCCCGGCGCGGTGGAAGCATGGAGCCAACTTCTGGCGAAAGTGGCGGATGCAGAGGACCGCTTCCGCCCCCACTCACGGGCCATCCGGATGTCCTCCCCAGCACCTGGCTCATCGCGCAGTCACGACACACCCCCTGGGACGCGAGCGCCCCGGCGGTGGCCCGGAGCAGCGCACAGACACGCGCAGAAGAGGGGCAGGACTTATCCCTCAACGCTGACTGACAGGCTCGCCCCGTGCGACTTTTTCTCCCCTCCCaaggcacacattttttttcctgcagataatcaaaataagtccaaagttcatgccacgccccccaggactcaagccccCCCCCAAGCCACAAGAATGTTTTTCAAAAAATCAAACCAAGACAAATAA
- the zgc:56622 gene encoding uncharacterized protein zgc:56622 isoform X2, whose amino-acid sequence MVTKWTLARLCTQRCSRASSDAKTCSLSARQCTCCALEDIPKCFNTSLTELQLDYLDLFLLQCNTGLKKTSDDFFRNEGTIFTSDVDYVELWRSGISVHQSCILLHATFLSQTSTPCHAAKHLDHATTNTHSSSLTEKSQQKGFLANDVEEILLTEADKQEMFLRLVADAQPWAHEDEEELSEEELPPGAVEAWSQLLAKVADAEDRFRPHSRAIRMSSPAPGSSRSHDTPPGTRAPRRWPGAAHRHAQKRGRTYPSTLTDRLAPCDFFSPPKAHIFFPADNQNKSKVHATPPRTQAPPQATRMFFKKSNQDK is encoded by the exons ATGGTAACCAAGTGGACATTGGCAAGGCTCTGCACTCAAAGATGCAGCAGGGCATCATCAGACGCCAAGACATGTTCATTGTCAGCAAGGCAG TGTACTTGTTGTGCGCTTGAAGACATCCCAAAGTGCTTTAATACATCACTGACAGAACTGCAACTGGACTACTTGGACCTGTTTCTGCTGCAGTGCAATACTGGACTCAAA AAAACAAGTGATGATTTCTTCAGGAATGAAGGAACGATTTTTACTTCTGATGTCGACTACGTGGAGTTATGGAGG tctgggatttctgtccatcagtcttgcattctgcttcatgccacatttctatcacaaacctccacgccttgccacgctgctaaacatttggaccacgccac cacaaacacccacagCTCAAGCCTGACAGAAAAATCCCAGCAAAAGGGCTTCCTCGCAAATGATGTGGAAGAAATACTCCTCACGGAAGCGGACAAGCAGGAGATGTTCCTTCGGCTCGTCGCAGACGCTCAGCCATGGGCGCACGAGGACGAAGAGGAGTTGAGCGAGGAAGAGCTTCCTCCCGGCGCGGTGGAAGCATGGAGCCAACTTCTGGCGAAAGTGGCGGATGCAGAGGACCGCTTCCGCCCCCACTCACGGGCCATCCGGATGTCCTCCCCAGCACCTGGCTCATCGCGCAGTCACGACACACCCCCTGGGACGCGAGCGCCCCGGCGGTGGCCCGGAGCAGCGCACAGACACGCGCAGAAGAGGGGCAGGACTTATCCCTCAACGCTGACTGACAGGCTCGCCCCGTGCGACTTTTTCTCCCCTCCCaaggcacacattttttttcctgcagataatcaaaataagtccaaagttcatgccacgccccccaggactcaagccccCCCCCAAGCCACAAGAATGTTTTTCAAAAAATCAAACCAAGACAAATAA
- the zgc:56622 gene encoding uncharacterized protein zgc:56622 isoform X5 has product MICKTSSMQHFDQRTTITCYCTCCALEDIPKCFNTSLTELQLDYLDLFLLQCNTGLKKTSDDFFRNEGTIFTSDVDYVELWRSGISVHQSCILLHATFLSQTSTPCHAAKHLDHATTNTHSSSLTEKSQQKGFLANDVEEILLTEADKQEMFLRLVADAQPWAHEDEEELSEEELPPGAVEAWSQLLAKVADAEDRFRPHSRAIRMSSPAPGSSRSHDTPPGTRAPRRWPGAAHRHAQKRGRTYPSTLTDRLAPCDFFSPPKAHIFFPADNQNKSKVHATPPRTQAPPQATRMFFKKSNQDK; this is encoded by the exons atgatctgtaaaacatcttctatgcaacattttgaccaaagaaccaccattacatgttat TGTACTTGTTGTGCGCTTGAAGACATCCCAAAGTGCTTTAATACATCACTGACAGAACTGCAACTGGACTACTTGGACCTGTTTCTGCTGCAGTGCAATACTGGACTCAAA AAAACAAGTGATGATTTCTTCAGGAATGAAGGAACGATTTTTACTTCTGATGTCGACTACGTGGAGTTATGGAGG tctgggatttctgtccatcagtcttgcattctgcttcatgccacatttctatcacaaacctccacgccttgccacgctgctaaacatttggaccacgccac cacaaacacccacagCTCAAGCCTGACAGAAAAATCCCAGCAAAAGGGCTTCCTCGCAAATGATGTGGAAGAAATACTCCTCACGGAAGCGGACAAGCAGGAGATGTTCCTTCGGCTCGTCGCAGACGCTCAGCCATGGGCGCACGAGGACGAAGAGGAGTTGAGCGAGGAAGAGCTTCCTCCCGGCGCGGTGGAAGCATGGAGCCAACTTCTGGCGAAAGTGGCGGATGCAGAGGACCGCTTCCGCCCCCACTCACGGGCCATCCGGATGTCCTCCCCAGCACCTGGCTCATCGCGCAGTCACGACACACCCCCTGGGACGCGAGCGCCCCGGCGGTGGCCCGGAGCAGCGCACAGACACGCGCAGAAGAGGGGCAGGACTTATCCCTCAACGCTGACTGACAGGCTCGCCCCGTGCGACTTTTTCTCCCCTCCCaaggcacacattttttttcctgcagataatcaaaataagtccaaagttcatgccacgccccccaggactcaagccccCCCCCAAGCCACAAGAATGTTTTTCAAAAAATCAAACCAAGACAAATAA
- the zgc:56622 gene encoding uncharacterized protein zgc:56622 isoform X3, whose protein sequence is MDEKQVARAIKLNDGSKMPLLGLRTWKCTCCALEDIPKCFNTSLTELQLDYLDLFLLQCNTGLKKTSDDFFRNEGTIFTSDVDYVELWRSGISVHQSCILLHATFLSQTSTPCHAAKHLDHATTNTHSSSLTEKSQQKGFLANDVEEILLTEADKQEMFLRLVADAQPWAHEDEEELSEEELPPGAVEAWSQLLAKVADAEDRFRPHSRAIRMSSPAPGSSRSHDTPPGTRAPRRWPGAAHRHAQKRGRTYPSTLTDRLAPCDFFSPPKAHIFFPADNQNKSKVHATPPRTQAPPQATRMFFKKSNQDK, encoded by the exons TGTACTTGTTGTGCGCTTGAAGACATCCCAAAGTGCTTTAATACATCACTGACAGAACTGCAACTGGACTACTTGGACCTGTTTCTGCTGCAGTGCAATACTGGACTCAAA AAAACAAGTGATGATTTCTTCAGGAATGAAGGAACGATTTTTACTTCTGATGTCGACTACGTGGAGTTATGGAGG tctgggatttctgtccatcagtcttgcattctgcttcatgccacatttctatcacaaacctccacgccttgccacgctgctaaacatttggaccacgccac cacaaacacccacagCTCAAGCCTGACAGAAAAATCCCAGCAAAAGGGCTTCCTCGCAAATGATGTGGAAGAAATACTCCTCACGGAAGCGGACAAGCAGGAGATGTTCCTTCGGCTCGTCGCAGACGCTCAGCCATGGGCGCACGAGGACGAAGAGGAGTTGAGCGAGGAAGAGCTTCCTCCCGGCGCGGTGGAAGCATGGAGCCAACTTCTGGCGAAAGTGGCGGATGCAGAGGACCGCTTCCGCCCCCACTCACGGGCCATCCGGATGTCCTCCCCAGCACCTGGCTCATCGCGCAGTCACGACACACCCCCTGGGACGCGAGCGCCCCGGCGGTGGCCCGGAGCAGCGCACAGACACGCGCAGAAGAGGGGCAGGACTTATCCCTCAACGCTGACTGACAGGCTCGCCCCGTGCGACTTTTTCTCCCCTCCCaaggcacacattttttttcctgcagataatcaaaataagtccaaagttcatgccacgccccccaggactcaagccccCCCCCAAGCCACAAGAATGTTTTTCAAAAAATCAAACCAAGACAAATAA